Proteins encoded together in one Streptomyces sp. NBC_01216 window:
- a CDS encoding class F sortase: MERDRGTNTGRAPVRRVPTFKTLAWTALLGALLMANALRDPAPPQPASALAGGPAARPALPLAPPPAATRRPPAALPPSDPVRIVIPAAAIDAPLTGLELDATGTLVPPPATKPDLAGWYADGTSPGAVGTAVIAGHVDTPNGPAVFYQLGALTQGAQISVVRKDGRTARFTVDAVEVYAKDRFPDKKVYGGSDRPELRLITCGGSWSKKTGYQANTVVYATLSGVT; encoded by the coding sequence ATGGAACGAGACCGGGGGACGAACACCGGCCGCGCCCCGGTGCGCCGTGTCCCCACCTTCAAGACGCTCGCCTGGACCGCGCTCCTCGGAGCGCTGCTGATGGCGAACGCGCTGCGCGATCCCGCGCCCCCGCAGCCCGCCTCGGCCCTGGCCGGCGGGCCCGCCGCGCGGCCCGCTCTGCCGCTCGCTCCGCCGCCCGCCGCGACGCGTCGCCCGCCTGCCGCGCTGCCGCCGTCGGACCCGGTGCGGATCGTGATCCCCGCCGCCGCGATCGACGCGCCGCTGACGGGTCTGGAGCTCGACGCGACGGGGACGCTGGTACCGCCGCCCGCGACGAAGCCCGACCTGGCCGGCTGGTACGCCGACGGAACCTCACCCGGCGCGGTGGGCACGGCCGTCATCGCAGGACACGTGGACACCCCGAACGGTCCGGCCGTGTTCTACCAGCTCGGCGCCCTGACCCAGGGGGCTCAGATCTCGGTCGTCCGCAAAGACGGGCGCACGGCCCGGTTCACCGTGGACGCCGTGGAGGTCTACGCGAAGGACCGCTTCCCCGACAAGAAGGTCTACGGCGGTTCCGACCGGCCGGAGCTGCGTCTGATCACCTGTGGCGGCAGCTGGTCCAAGAAGACCGGCTATCAGGCCAACACCGTCGTCTACGCGACGCTGAGCGGGGTGACCTGA
- a CDS encoding acyl-CoA thioesterase: MTRHIYNCPLRWSDMDAFGHVNNVVFLRYLEEARIDFMFRLAPGDGSPSFSGGSVVARHEIDYIRPLVHRHEPVTIESWVTKMGAASLTIAYEIKDPETVYVRASTIVVPFDLATQRPRRISAEERSFLEEYMDDGMSSAA; encoded by the coding sequence GTGACCAGGCACATCTACAACTGTCCCCTCCGCTGGTCGGACATGGACGCCTTCGGGCACGTCAACAACGTCGTCTTCCTCCGGTACCTGGAGGAGGCGCGGATCGACTTCATGTTCCGGCTGGCACCCGGGGACGGCTCGCCGTCCTTCTCGGGCGGGTCCGTCGTGGCCCGTCACGAGATCGACTACATACGGCCCCTGGTGCACCGGCACGAACCGGTCACCATCGAGTCGTGGGTGACGAAGATGGGAGCGGCGTCGCTGACGATCGCGTACGAGATCAAGGACCCCGAGACGGTGTACGTCCGGGCGTCGACGATCGTCGTGCCCTTCGACCTCGCCACCCAGCGACCGCGCCGGATCTCCGCCGAGGAGCGCTCCTTCCTGGAGGAGTACATGGACGACGGGATGAGCTCCGCCGCATGA
- a CDS encoding methyltransferase domain-containing protein yields the protein MAAQVDVFASSGERAREALVRELESSGALRDPAWRDAFGAVPRHLFVPYYYVPGVRGYERVWSGDPDPGRRDRWLRGAYQDRPLATRVRDGELVSSASQPSLMSRMLEALETRDGHDVLEIGAGTGYNAALLAHRLGDERVTTLDLDDEITESARAHLAAAGHRPTVLTRDGARGCAERAPFDRIVATCALPSVPCGWLGQCRPGALVLAPLSTGLILLRVRDAEHAEGRFLATSAYFVGLRGGGARTVRSRATGVPRQIFDDGGFRFLRTLAAESLDTREALSLWQRERRPERERFGVTVREGRQWAWLDDPEGPYAWPLPDL from the coding sequence ATGGCCGCACAGGTGGATGTGTTCGCCTCATCGGGCGAGCGGGCGCGAGAGGCCCTCGTCCGGGAGCTGGAGTCGTCCGGAGCGCTGCGCGACCCCGCCTGGCGCGATGCGTTCGGTGCGGTGCCGCGCCATCTGTTCGTGCCGTACTACTACGTGCCGGGGGTTCGCGGCTACGAGCGCGTCTGGTCCGGTGACCCCGACCCCGGGCGGCGCGACCGCTGGCTGCGCGGGGCCTACCAGGACAGACCGCTGGCCACCCGGGTACGGGACGGGGAGCTGGTCTCCTCCGCCAGCCAGCCCTCCCTGATGTCCCGGATGCTGGAGGCGCTGGAGACTCGGGACGGGCACGACGTCCTGGAGATCGGCGCGGGCACCGGCTACAACGCGGCCCTCCTCGCCCACCGGCTGGGGGACGAGCGCGTGACCACCCTCGATCTCGACGACGAGATCACCGAGTCCGCCCGGGCCCATCTCGCCGCCGCCGGTCACCGGCCCACGGTGCTCACCCGCGACGGAGCCCGGGGCTGTGCCGAGCGCGCTCCCTTCGATCGGATCGTCGCCACCTGCGCGCTGCCGTCGGTGCCCTGCGGCTGGCTCGGCCAGTGCCGCCCCGGCGCTCTCGTCCTGGCACCGCTGTCCACCGGGCTGATCCTGCTCCGGGTCCGGGACGCCGAGCACGCGGAGGGGCGGTTCCTCGCCACCTCGGCGTACTTCGTCGGGCTGCGGGGCGGCGGCGCCCGCACGGTCAGGTCACGGGCGACCGGGGTTCCCCGGCAGATCTTCGATGACGGCGGTTTCCGCTTCCTGCGCACGCTGGCCGCGGAGAGCCTGGACACGCGTGAAGCACTCTCGCTCTGGCAGCGCGAGCGGCGGCCGGAGCGGGAGCGCTTCGGGGTGACCGTCCGGGAGGGCCGGCAGTGGGCCTGGCTGGACGACCCGGAGGGGCCCTACGCCTGGCCGCTGCCGGACCTCTGA
- a CDS encoding sortase yields MRLAHARHTGLQAALIVGALALSSPAAMAAGEGGGDVRVSPGKTSPGSTVTVTTTACGKETYGKGESEAGGKFHLFAGDRKGVLVGEFRLPGDAPSGTDTVTVKCPPRVQLTATYRISDRPSGAVDAGFGGAAAQRTQLAVGGLLLAGAVAGGVVRARRRSAASGTPA; encoded by the coding sequence ATGCGTCTCGCACACGCACGTCACACAGGTCTGCAGGCCGCCCTGATCGTGGGCGCTCTCGCGTTGTCCTCACCGGCCGCCATGGCCGCCGGTGAGGGGGGCGGGGACGTCCGCGTCAGTCCGGGCAAGACGTCCCCGGGAAGCACCGTCACCGTCACCACCACCGCCTGCGGCAAGGAGACCTACGGGAAGGGCGAGTCGGAGGCGGGCGGGAAGTTCCACCTCTTCGCCGGCGACCGCAAGGGCGTGCTGGTGGGCGAGTTCCGGCTGCCGGGCGACGCGCCGTCCGGGACCGACACCGTGACGGTCAAGTGCCCGCCGCGCGTCCAGCTGACGGCCACGTACCGGATCTCGGATCGCCCGAGTGGCGCCGTCGACGCCGGTTTCGGCGGTGCCGCCGCCCAGCGCACCCAGCTCGCCGTGGGCGGACTGCTGCTCGCCGGGGCCGTCGCCGGCGGGGTGGTCCGGGCGCGCCGCCGTTCCGCGGCCTCCGGGACCCCGGCCTGA
- a CDS encoding FHA domain-containing protein translates to MPTCPNGHQSVSDDWCEVCGHRMAGAGAPAGAVPPPPPAYGYPGPGGPGAPPQAPSGFGPGDDPNATAQAELCPQCRTPREHMAPFCEECRWNFLTNTATSYTPVAPPSQQQSPPPGLNLPPGFQSPPRPPDPYEYHGSRPSQVNRPAEPLSADPTHQQAPPQRPPEQQHTPQGGQPPQEFRQGPPPSFFQNPSAPPPRQQSAPPQHQTSGGGGDDWMLPPPSRSQAPAAPAPMPQQHAPQQQYQQPRPPAVWSAYIGPDRDYFMAMMQRSGPEASGLNLPAYSPEKQLTLQGHQVSIGRRRHSTGESPDIDLSIPPEDPGVSHQHAVLVRQPDGSWAVVDQNSTNGTTLNGAEEPIQPYVPVPLQDGDRVHVGAWTTITIRRG, encoded by the coding sequence ATGCCGACCTGCCCGAACGGACACCAGTCGGTCTCCGACGACTGGTGCGAGGTCTGCGGCCACCGCATGGCCGGGGCGGGTGCGCCGGCGGGTGCCGTACCGCCGCCTCCCCCCGCGTACGGCTACCCCGGTCCGGGCGGTCCCGGGGCGCCCCCGCAGGCCCCCTCCGGATTCGGCCCCGGAGACGACCCGAACGCGACCGCCCAGGCCGAACTCTGCCCGCAGTGCCGCACCCCGCGCGAGCACATGGCGCCGTTCTGCGAGGAGTGCCGCTGGAACTTCCTCACGAACACGGCGACCTCCTACACGCCGGTCGCTCCCCCCTCGCAGCAGCAGAGCCCGCCGCCCGGTCTGAACCTGCCGCCCGGTTTCCAGTCGCCGCCACGTCCGCCGGACCCGTACGAGTACCACGGTTCCCGTCCCTCCCAGGTGAACCGTCCGGCGGAGCCTCTCTCGGCCGACCCCACGCACCAGCAGGCGCCGCCCCAGCGCCCGCCGGAGCAGCAGCACACGCCGCAGGGCGGACAGCCGCCGCAGGAGTTCCGGCAGGGTCCGCCGCCGTCGTTCTTCCAGAACCCGTCGGCCCCGCCCCCGCGGCAGCAGTCCGCGCCGCCACAGCACCAGACCTCCGGTGGCGGTGGCGACGACTGGATGCTGCCGCCGCCCTCCCGGTCCCAGGCCCCGGCCGCGCCCGCCCCGATGCCTCAGCAGCACGCGCCCCAGCAGCAGTACCAGCAGCCCCGCCCGCCCGCGGTCTGGTCGGCGTACATCGGTCCGGACCGCGACTACTTCATGGCGATGATGCAGCGCAGCGGTCCGGAGGCTTCGGGCCTGAACCTGCCCGCGTACTCCCCGGAGAAGCAGCTGACGCTGCAGGGCCACCAGGTCAGTATCGGGCGCCGTCGGCACTCCACCGGCGAGTCCCCCGACATCGACCTGTCGATACCCCCGGAGGACCCGGGCGTCTCGCACCAGCACGCCGTGCTGGTGCGACAGCCGGACGGCTCGTGGGCGGTGGTGGACCAGAACTCGACCAACGGCACCACGCTCAACGGCGCCGAGGAACCGATCCAGCCCTACGTCCCCGTCCCGCTCCAGGACGGGGACCGGGTACACGTCGGTGCCTGGACCACGATCACGATCCGCCGCGGCTGA
- a CDS encoding globin, producing MNEIPRGTLQEQTFYEQVGGEETFRRLVRRFYQGVAEDPLLRPMYPEEDLGPAEERLVLFLIQYWGGPRTYSDHRGHPRLRMRHAPFTVDRAAHDAWLRHMRDAVDGLGLAPEHERQLWKYLTYAAASMVNTAD from the coding sequence GTGAACGAGATTCCGCGCGGCACGCTTCAGGAGCAGACCTTCTACGAGCAGGTGGGTGGCGAGGAGACTTTCCGGCGCCTCGTCCGCCGTTTCTACCAGGGAGTCGCGGAGGACCCCCTGCTGCGCCCGATGTATCCCGAGGAGGACCTCGGCCCCGCGGAGGAGCGCCTGGTGCTCTTCCTGATCCAGTACTGGGGCGGGCCCCGCACCTACAGCGACCACCGCGGGCACCCGAGGCTGCGAATGCGCCACGCCCCGTTCACCGTCGACCGGGCGGCGCACGACGCCTGGCTGCGTCACATGCGCGACGCCGTGGACGGACTGGGCCTCGCGCCCGAGCACGAGCGCCAGCTGTGGAAGTACCTCACGTACGCGGCGGCGTCGATGGTGAACACCGCCGACTGA
- the ettA gene encoding energy-dependent translational throttle protein EttA — MAEYIYTMRKARKAHGDKVILDDVTLSFLPGAKIGVVGPNGAGKSTVLKIMAGLEQPSNGDAFLSPGYTVGMLLQEPPLDESKTVLENVQDGAAEVMGKLKRFNEVAELMATDYSDALMEEMGKLQEDLDHANAWDLDAQLEQAMDALGCPPGDWAVTNLSGGEKRRVALCKLLLEAPDLLLLDEPTNHLDAESVQWLEQHLAKYPGTVVAVTHDRYFLDNVAEWILELDRGRAHPYEGNYSTYLDTKATRLKVEGQKDAKRAKRLKEELEWVRSNAKGRQAKSKARLARYEEMAAEADKMRKLDFEEIQIPPGPRLGSIVVEVENLSKAFGEKVLIDDLSFTLPRNGIVGVIGPNGAGKTTLFKMIQGLETPDNGSIKVGDTVKISYVDQSRANIDPKKTLWAVVSDELDYINVGHVEMPSRAYVSAFGFKGPDQQKPAGVLSGGERNRLNLALTLKQGGNLLLLDEPTNDLDVETLSSLENALLEFPGAAVVVSHDRWFLDRVATHILAYEGDSKWFWFEGNFESYEKNKIERLGPDAARPHRATYKKLTRG; from the coding sequence TTGGCTGAGTACATCTACACGATGCGCAAGGCGCGCAAGGCGCACGGCGACAAGGTCATCCTCGATGACGTGACGCTGAGCTTCCTGCCCGGTGCGAAGATCGGTGTGGTCGGCCCTAACGGTGCCGGTAAGTCCACCGTCCTCAAGATCATGGCCGGCCTGGAGCAGCCGTCCAACGGTGACGCGTTCCTGTCGCCCGGCTACACCGTCGGCATGCTCCTCCAGGAGCCCCCGCTCGACGAGTCCAAGACCGTGCTGGAGAACGTCCAGGACGGTGCCGCCGAGGTCATGGGGAAGCTGAAGCGCTTCAACGAGGTCGCCGAGCTCATGGCGACCGACTACTCCGACGCGCTGATGGAGGAGATGGGCAAGCTCCAGGAGGACCTGGACCACGCCAACGCCTGGGACCTCGACGCCCAGCTGGAGCAGGCCATGGACGCGCTGGGCTGCCCGCCCGGCGACTGGGCGGTCACCAACCTCTCCGGTGGTGAGAAGCGCCGCGTGGCTCTCTGCAAGCTGCTCCTGGAGGCTCCCGACCTGCTGCTCCTCGACGAGCCCACCAACCACCTGGACGCCGAGTCCGTGCAGTGGCTGGAGCAGCACCTGGCCAAGTACCCCGGCACCGTCGTCGCCGTCACCCACGACCGGTACTTCCTCGACAACGTCGCCGAGTGGATCCTGGAGCTCGACCGCGGTCGCGCCCACCCCTACGAGGGCAACTACTCCACCTACCTCGACACCAAGGCGACCCGCCTCAAGGTCGAGGGCCAGAAGGACGCCAAGCGTGCCAAGCGTCTGAAGGAGGAGCTGGAGTGGGTCCGCTCCAACGCCAAGGGCCGTCAGGCCAAGTCCAAGGCCCGTCTCGCGCGTTACGAGGAGATGGCGGCCGAGGCCGACAAGATGCGGAAGCTGGACTTCGAGGAGATCCAGATCCCGCCGGGCCCGCGTCTGGGCTCCATCGTCGTCGAGGTCGAGAACCTCTCGAAGGCATTCGGCGAGAAGGTCCTCATCGACGACCTGTCGTTCACGTTGCCGCGTAACGGCATCGTCGGAGTCATCGGCCCGAACGGCGCCGGCAAGACCACGCTGTTCAAGATGATCCAGGGCCTCGAGACCCCCGACAACGGTTCGATCAAGGTCGGCGACACGGTCAAGATCTCGTACGTCGACCAGAGCCGCGCCAACATCGACCCCAAGAAGACGCTGTGGGCCGTCGTCTCCGACGAGCTGGACTACATCAACGTCGGCCACGTCGAGATGCCCTCGCGCGCCTACGTCTCCGCGTTCGGCTTCAAGGGCCCGGACCAGCAGAAGCCGGCCGGCGTCCTGTCCGGCGGTGAGCGCAACCGCCTGAACCTCGCGCTCACCCTCAAGCAGGGCGGCAACCTGCTGCTCCTCGACGAGCCGACCAACGACCTCGACGTCGAGACCCTCTCCTCCCTCGAGAACGCGCTCCTCGAGTTCCCGGGCGCGGCCGTGGTCGTCTCCCACGACCGCTGGTTCCTGGACCGGGTCGCCACGCACATCCTGGCGTACGAGGGTGACTCGAAGTGGTTCTGGTTCGAGGGCAACTTCGAGTCCTACGAGAAGAACAAGATCGAGCGCCTCGGCCCGGACGCGGCGCGTCCGCACCGTGCCACGTACAAGAAGCTGACCCGAGGCTGA